The following DNA comes from Mesorhizobium sp. B2-1-8.
ACGCCGCGCTTCAGACCCCACTCGACGAAACCGGCTATCAATTCCGTGCCGACGGTCGAGACGCCGCGCCGGCCATCGCGAAAACCCGGAGCCACCGCATAGCGGGTCAACTCCCAGATGTTGGGACCCGCCGGCGGCGTTCCTTCGGAGAGATCGGTCAACACCTCGGTCAAGAGATGCGGCCGCGTGGTCGGCAACATCCGCTGATAACCCGCGACTTCATTGCCCCTGATGACGATCTGATGCACCGCCTCGTCATGATCGAACTGGTCGACCTCGAACCCGTCGGGGCGACGCAGGTCCTCCCATCCCATTTCCTCGACGAATATCCGATAGCGCAGCCGATGGACGGCCTCCCAGAGGTCGGGGCGTTCCATCAATTCTTTGGTCGAAAGACAAAAAAGCATTCCGTAGTCTCCTGTGTTTCAGGGGAAGATACGGCCGTGCTTCGATGCGAAAATTGCGTGATCACGTAGGCGAGAAGTTCTAGGCCGGCACGGCCGACCTAGCTAATGTATCCCCGCCTTATCGCCTCGGCGACTGCCTGCACCCGGTTGACGGCACCGAGTTTGCTTTTGGCGTTAAGAAGATGTTTCTCCGACGTGTGTTCGGAGATGCCGAGGATTTGCGAAATCTCCCATTCGGACTTGCCGACGGCGGCCCATTGCAGGCACTCGCGTTCGCGCGGCGTCAGTTCGATGTGATCGATGGTCGTGGCCGCCATGGTGTGGAGTTGCATGGCGCGGCCAACGGCATAGGTCGAGACCAGCGAGACCAGGCCGAACTCGGCCGCCGACAGTTCCACGGCCTCGCCACCCAGCGACACCATGACGATTTCGCCGTCGAGCGTGATCAGCGGAAAGGCCAGCCCATCGCGAAGCTTGAAGGCGCCGGCGTCGCCCATCACTTCGCCACTGCCCTTGTCGATGCGAAGCCCCTGGGCGGCTTCCCGCCACTGGAACGGCGCCTGCAGCTGTTTCATGTGACTGACGACGGGATCGTGATCGACATAGTTGCGCGTCACATAGCGCTCGAGCCATTCGACCGGCCAGTCGCAAAGCAGCACATGCTGCTTTTGCTGACCCGTGGGCGTGCGCGGCTTCGGAACGGTTCCGGCCATCAGCGCGGTCAGGCCGAACTCCGATGTTACGCCCAACAGTTTCTCGCAGACCGCGGCCGCCGTTGCGGCGTGCTGCAGCTGGTCTATGTATTCCAGCGTCCGATCGAACTGACCCATCGCAACATCAACCCCATGTTGCCTTATGCATTAAAGTCCATGGTCCACGCCTTGCCGGCACTTCGCCACCGACCAAGAATTGCAAAGCGCCCGCTTCCGGTTGTGGTTCTCGACCCTGGTACCCCACCAGGGCAGCCACCGCTGTTTGCAAACCCACCGAACCATATCCTGAAATCGAAGCGTTGAAATCAAAAAGCATTGTGCCTGTACCATTTTCGTACCAAAACCGGCACGAGAACGAGTGCGGCGGAGTTCTATCTTGGCGTTCCAATGGAGGTTCCAGGTCCTGGCAGGGGCGCTCATCGCGGCCCTGGCTTGGGTTCCCGGAGCGCGCGCGGCGGAGCCGCAGGTACCGGTGCTATGGGACGCCAAGGAGCGGCTGCCCAAGCCGGACCTTTCGGCACTGCCGCGGCTGCGGTTCCTGACGACCACGGATTTTCCGCCCTTCAATTTCCTCGACGGTGCGGGAAAGCTGTCCGGTTTCCATATCGACATGGCGCGCGCCATCTGCGCGGAACTCGGCATCGTCGACAAATGCCAGATCCAAGCCTTGCCGTGGGCGGAGCTTCAAGGCGCGCTCGAGAAAGGCGAAGGCGAAGCGATCATCGCCGGCATTGCCGCAACGCCGCAGTCACGCCAGACATACGCCTTCTCGCGCGCCTACCTGCAGTTTCCGGCACGCTTCATCATGCCCAAGAACAAGGCGCTGGCGGAACCGATCTTCGACAAATTGCGCAGTAAGCGCGTCGGCGTGATATCAGGCTCAGCGCATGAACGCATGCTGCGCGACTATTTCAGCACGGTCCAGGTCGTCCCCTTCGACGGGCCGGAAGCGCTCTACGGCGACCTCAAGGCTGGCAAGATCGACGCGGCCTTCGGCGACGGCATGCGCTTCGCCTTCTGGCTCGGCGGCTCCGATGCGGCCGGCTGCTGCCGCTTTGCCGGCGGCCCCTACCTGGCGCCCGAATATCTGGGCACCGGCATGGCAATCGCCACGCGCGCCGACAATCCGGCGCTGGCCGCAGCACTCGACTACGCATTGCAGGAGATTTCGATGAAAGGCACTTTCGCCGAATTCTACCTGCGCTATTTCCCGGTCAGTTTTTTCTGATCCGGTCCCGGTCAGTTTTTTCTGAGTCGGCGTAACGCTCTCTTCAGGTGAGCGTGCGAAGCCTTGCCTTGGCCGCACGGCCGATGGCCGCCACGGTCAACGTGTCGAGATCGAGCTGACGGCGGATCAGTTGCAGCACGCGCACCTCTTCCATCCGCATCTCCAGATCGACGGCGGCGACCTCGAAGGCGGCGGCGTAGGCGGTGTCGTGCAGCCGCTCCGGCAGCCCCTCCGCAACCTGGGTCAGGACCCCCTCCAGCCCACCCTCTTCCTGCAGCATCTTTTGGCAGGCCTGGGCCACGGAAACCAGCCGGTCCTGCCTGAAATCCTCGAACACCGGCCACGAGCGGACGACCTCGCCGATCCTGGCCAGTTCGATGTCGGTCATGTCCCGGTCTGAGGCCGATGTGATGACCATCAGATAGATCAGGGCTTCATGTGGGGTCGGCGACGGCATTCTTTACTCCTTGACGGGCGCCGAAGGTAGGAAGGGGAGCCCGAGGCCGCAAGGAAAAAGCGCCCCACGCGTTGACGCTCCGGCCATGCGCGCCTAGAGACCGGTTGAAAATCGACACTTGCAGCCAGAACGGCGAATAATTTTGGAAAACAGGACCATGGCGGGATCAAACATCATCGATCTCAATCCCGAACTGCTGACGGCTGCGGCCGAGAGCAAGGCATGGCCGTTCGAGGAAGCCAAAAAGATCATCGAGCGCTACAAGGGCGCCGACTTTCCCAAAACGATCCTGTTCGAAACCGGCTATGGACCGTCGGGCCTGCCGCATATCGGCACGTTCGGCGAAGTGGCGCGCACCTCGATGGTGCGCCATGCGTTCCGCGTGCTGACGCGGGACAAGGTCGCGACCAAGCTGCTGTGCTTTTCCGACGACATGGACGGCATGCGCAAGATACCCGACAGCGTGCCGGATCGCGCAGCGCTCGAGCCGTATCTGCACAAGCCGCTGTCGTCGGTGCCCAACCCCTTCGGCGGCGACTATGCGAGCTTCGCCGACCACAACAATGCGATGCTCTGCCGCTTCCTCGACACGTTCGGCTTCGACTACGAGTTCGCCAGCGCGACGCAGTACTACAAGGCCGGCCGCTTCGATGCGATGCTGTTGCGCACCGCCGAACGCTACGACCAGATCATGGCGGTCATGCTGCCGACGCTCGGACCTGAGCGGCAGGCGACCTACAGCCCCTTCCTGCCTATCTCGCCGAAGAGCGGGCGCGTGCTTTACGTTCCCATGAAAAATGTGGACGCCAAGGCCGGCACCATCACCTTCGACGATGAAGGCACCGAAACCACGCTGCCGGTCACCGGTGGCCGGGTGAAGCTGCAGTGGAAGCCGGATTTCGGCATGCGCTGGGCGGCGCTCGGCGTCGACTTCGAGATGTTCGGCAAGGACCACCAGACCAATGCGGTGGTCTATGACCGCATCTGCAACATCCTGGGCGGGCGGGCGCCGGACCATTTCGTCTACGAGCTGTTCCTCGACGAGAACGGCCAGAAGATTTCCAAGTCGAAGGGCAATGGCCTGACCATCGACGAATGGCTGGCCTATGCACCGACCGAGAGCCTAGGGCTCTACATGTACCAGCGGCCGCGGCAGGCCAAGAAACTGTATTTCGACGTCATACCGCGGGCGGTGGACGAATATTACACCTTCCTCGCCGCCTATCCCCGTCAGGACTGGAAGGAGCGGCTGGGCAACCCGGTCTGGCATATGCATGACGGCAATCCGCCCGCCATCGACATGCCGGTGCCGTTCTCGCTGCTGCTCAACCTGGTCAGTGCCTCCAATGCGCAAAACAAGGACGTGCTGTGGGGCTTCATCTCGCGCCATGTGCAGGGCGTGACGCCGGCCACCCATCCCGAGCTCGACCGGCTGACGGCCTATGCGATCCGCTATTTCGACGATTTCGTGAAGCCGACGAAGACCTTTCGACCGGCCGACGAGGTCGAGCGCGAAGCACTGGTGGCTCTCGACAAGGCACTTGGCGACTTGCCAGCGGGCGCCAGCGGCGAGGCGATCCAAAGCGCTTCGCTCAACGTGGCGCGCAAGATCGAACGCTATCAGGATCATTCCAAGCAGAGTCCGGAAGGTGGCCCCGGCGTTTCAGGCGCCTTCTTCCAGATGATCTATCAAGT
Coding sequences within:
- a CDS encoding helix-turn-helix transcriptional regulator; this translates as MGQFDRTLEYIDQLQHAATAAAVCEKLLGVTSEFGLTALMAGTVPKPRTPTGQQKQHVLLCDWPVEWLERYVTRNYVDHDPVVSHMKQLQAPFQWREAAQGLRIDKGSGEVMGDAGAFKLRDGLAFPLITLDGEIVMVSLGGEAVELSAAEFGLVSLVSTYAVGRAMQLHTMAATTIDHIELTPRERECLQWAAVGKSEWEISQILGISEHTSEKHLLNAKSKLGAVNRVQAVAEAIRRGYIS
- a CDS encoding tellurite resistance TerB family protein, producing the protein MPSPTPHEALIYLMVITSASDRDMTDIELARIGEVVRSWPVFEDFRQDRLVSVAQACQKMLQEEGGLEGVLTQVAEGLPERLHDTAYAAAFEVAAVDLEMRMEEVRVLQLIRRQLDLDTLTVAAIGRAAKARLRTLT
- a CDS encoding transporter substrate-binding domain-containing protein → MAFQWRFQVLAGALIAALAWVPGARAAEPQVPVLWDAKERLPKPDLSALPRLRFLTTTDFPPFNFLDGAGKLSGFHIDMARAICAELGIVDKCQIQALPWAELQGALEKGEGEAIIAGIAATPQSRQTYAFSRAYLQFPARFIMPKNKALAEPIFDKLRSKRVGVISGSAHERMLRDYFSTVQVVPFDGPEALYGDLKAGKIDAAFGDGMRFAFWLGGSDAAGCCRFAGGPYLAPEYLGTGMAIATRADNPALAAALDYALQEISMKGTFAEFYLRYFPVSFF
- a CDS encoding lysine--tRNA ligase yields the protein MAGSNIIDLNPELLTAAAESKAWPFEEAKKIIERYKGADFPKTILFETGYGPSGLPHIGTFGEVARTSMVRHAFRVLTRDKVATKLLCFSDDMDGMRKIPDSVPDRAALEPYLHKPLSSVPNPFGGDYASFADHNNAMLCRFLDTFGFDYEFASATQYYKAGRFDAMLLRTAERYDQIMAVMLPTLGPERQATYSPFLPISPKSGRVLYVPMKNVDAKAGTITFDDEGTETTLPVTGGRVKLQWKPDFGMRWAALGVDFEMFGKDHQTNAVVYDRICNILGGRAPDHFVYELFLDENGQKISKSKGNGLTIDEWLAYAPTESLGLYMYQRPRQAKKLYFDVIPRAVDEYYTFLAAYPRQDWKERLGNPVWHMHDGNPPAIDMPVPFSLLLNLVSASNAQNKDVLWGFISRHVQGVTPATHPELDRLTAYAIRYFDDFVKPTKTFRPADEVEREALVALDKALGDLPAGASGEAIQSASLNVARKIERYQDHSKQSPEGGPGVSGAFFQMIYQVLIGQERGPRFGSFAALYGVAETRSLIQKALAGQLA
- a CDS encoding acyl-homoserine-lactone synthase, whose translation is MLFCLSTKELMERPDLWEAVHRLRYRIFVEEMGWEDLRRPDGFEVDQFDHDEAVHQIVIRGNEVAGYQRMLPTTRPHLLTEVLTDLSEGTPPAGPNIWELTRYAVAPGFRDGRRGVSTVGTELIAGFVEWGLKRGVDKVIIEFEPMWVLRALQLHFLATPLGYQRTYGNQQVVATLLTFNEHTLDVVRSRRKHHAPVLARGYPDMFGQRRAS